In Aureibaculum algae, the following are encoded in one genomic region:
- a CDS encoding acyl-CoA dehydrogenase family protein — MADLEKDILRGGQFLVKETKCEDVFTPEDFSEEQTMMKESVMEFNDREIIPHKPRFEAKDYALTEEVMRKAGDMGFLSVSVPEAYGGMGMGFVSTVLTCDYISSGTGSFSTAFGAHTGIGTLPITLYGTEEQKQKYVPKLATGEWFGAYCLTEPGAGSDANSGKTTATLSADGKTYKINGQKMWISNAGFCSLMIVFARIEDDKNITGFIVEFDKNNPNGITLGEEEHKLGIRASSTRQVFFNDTVVPADNMLAGRGEGFKIAMNALNVGRIKLAAACLDSQRRILSIAVNYANERKQFKTPIADFGAIKTKLAEMAASAYAGESATYRAAKNIEDRIAIREASGNSHQEAELKGVEEYAIECSILKVAVSEDVQNAADEGIQIFGGMGFSEETPMESAWRDARIARIYEGTNEINRMLSVGMLVKKAMKGHVDLLGPAQKVQEELMGIPSFETPDYSELFSEEKEMIKKLKKTFLMVAGGAVQKYGQNLEDHQQLLIAAADILIEIYMAESAILRTEKNVKRTSEKEQSAQIAMAKLYLYHAVDIVEEKGKESIISFAEGDEQRMMLMGLKRFTKYANYPDIVDLRIEIAEKVKAENKYCF, encoded by the coding sequence ATGGCAGATTTAGAAAAAGACATCCTTCGTGGAGGTCAATTCTTAGTAAAAGAAACAAAATGTGAAGACGTTTTTACTCCTGAAGATTTTTCAGAAGAGCAAACAATGATGAAAGAATCAGTAATGGAATTTAATGATCGTGAAATCATTCCTCATAAACCTCGTTTTGAAGCCAAAGATTATGCTTTAACGGAAGAAGTGATGCGTAAAGCTGGAGATATGGGATTTTTAAGTGTATCCGTTCCTGAAGCTTATGGAGGAATGGGAATGGGATTTGTTTCTACAGTATTAACTTGTGATTATATTTCATCTGGAACAGGTTCATTTAGTACTGCTTTTGGTGCTCATACTGGTATTGGAACATTGCCAATTACACTTTACGGTACAGAAGAGCAAAAACAAAAATACGTACCAAAGTTGGCAACTGGAGAATGGTTTGGAGCGTATTGTTTAACAGAACCTGGAGCTGGATCTGATGCCAACTCTGGTAAAACAACTGCTACACTTTCTGCCGATGGTAAAACATACAAAATTAACGGTCAAAAAATGTGGATTTCAAATGCAGGCTTCTGTAGTTTGATGATTGTTTTTGCTCGTATTGAAGATGATAAAAATATTACAGGCTTCATTGTTGAATTTGATAAAAACAACCCTAATGGAATTACTTTGGGTGAAGAGGAGCATAAACTTGGTATTAGAGCTTCCTCAACACGTCAAGTATTTTTTAACGATACTGTTGTTCCTGCAGATAACATGTTGGCTGGTCGTGGCGAAGGTTTTAAAATTGCAATGAACGCTTTAAACGTTGGTCGTATTAAATTGGCTGCAGCTTGTTTAGATTCTCAAAGACGAATTTTAAGTATCGCTGTAAATTATGCTAATGAGCGTAAACAATTTAAAACGCCTATTGCTGATTTCGGTGCAATTAAAACGAAATTAGCAGAGATGGCAGCTAGTGCTTATGCTGGCGAATCTGCAACCTATAGAGCTGCAAAAAATATTGAGGATCGCATCGCTATTCGCGAGGCTTCAGGCAACTCTCACCAAGAGGCTGAGTTAAAAGGTGTTGAAGAATATGCAATTGAATGTTCTATCCTAAAAGTGGCCGTATCAGAAGATGTTCAAAATGCTGCAGATGAGGGTATCCAAATTTTTGGTGGCATGGGATTCTCTGAAGAAACTCCGATGGAGTCTGCTTGGAGAGACGCTCGTATTGCTCGTATATATGAAGGGACTAACGAAATTAACAGAATGCTTTCTGTTGGTATGTTAGTGAAGAAAGCCATGAAAGGTCATGTAGATTTATTAGGACCTGCTCAAAAAGTTCAAGAAGAATTAATGGGTATTCCTTCTTTTGAAACTCCTGATTATTCTGAATTATTTTCAGAAGAAAAAGAAATGATTAAAAAGCTTAAAAAGACCTTTTTAATGGTGGCTGGTGGTGCTGTTCAAAAATATGGACAGAACTTAGAAGATCATCAACAATTATTAATAGCAGCCGCAGATATCTTAATCGAAATCTATATGGCAGAATCAGCAATTTTAAGAACTGAAAAAAATGTTAAACGAACTAGCGAAAAAGAGCAATCTGCACAAATCGCTATGGCAAAATTATATTTATATCATGCGGTTGATATCGTTGAAGAAAAAGGAAAAGAAAGTATTATTTCTTTTGCCGAAGGCGATGAACAACGTAT